A single window of Candidatus Polarisedimenticolaceae bacterium DNA harbors:
- a CDS encoding response regulator, whose product MSKILVIEDEKNLRILYKQDLERDGFEVVTAATAREGLAMIESEEPDLVVMDIRLPGMDGLEAMSHLLDRRPKLPIVLNSAYSSYKDSFMSWSADAYVVKSADTGDLRARVRELVTARAGA is encoded by the coding sequence ATGTCTAAGATTCTGGTCATCGAAGACGAGAAGAACTTGCGTATCCTGTACAAGCAGGACCTGGAGCGTGACGGGTTCGAGGTGGTGACCGCGGCGACGGCGCGGGAAGGACTGGCGATGATCGAGAGCGAGGAGCCCGATCTGGTCGTGATGGACATCCGCCTTCCGGGCATGGACGGCCTGGAGGCGATGAGCCATCTCCTCGACCGGCGGCCGAAGCTCCCGATCGTCCTCAACTCCGCCTACTCGTCCTACAAGGACAGCTTCATGAGCTGGTCGGCGGATGCGTACGTCGTCAAGTCGGCCGACACGGGGGATCTGCGCGCGCGCGTCCGAGAGCTCGTGACCGCGCGCGCCGGGGCTTGA
- the glgC gene encoding glucose-1-phosphate adenylyltransferase — protein MTHRRRTILGDALAIVMAGGQGERLYPLTRDRGKPAVPFGGTYRVIDFTLSNCLNSGLRKIYVLTQYKSGSLERHVRIGWGPLFSDELDEYIQCVPPQLRIGQRWYQGTADAVYQNVYLLEQERPRYVLILSGDHVYKMDYAKLIEFHEEKGAIATVAAVEVPVGDASSFGVIAVDEENRITRFEEKPATPTPVPGRPDTALVNMGVYVFDTDTLVRALAADARQESRHDFGHDILPGLVPGGGLFVYPFVDENKKSARYWRDIGTLDSYYEASMDLVAVEPVFNLYDKEWPIRTMARYLPPAKTVFAQEEPGGRLGIVLDSLVSGGVIVSGGRVERSVLGPEVRVNSYAKVADCVLMDGVDVGRHARLTKAIVDKGVRVPPHFVVGENAEDDKKRFQVTPSGVVVIPREALLD, from the coding sequence ATGACGCATCGGCGGCGGACGATTCTGGGGGACGCGCTCGCGATCGTGATGGCCGGCGGCCAGGGCGAGCGCCTCTATCCGTTGACGCGCGACCGGGGGAAGCCCGCGGTGCCGTTCGGCGGCACCTACCGGGTCATCGACTTCACCCTGTCGAACTGCCTCAACTCGGGGCTCCGGAAGATCTACGTCCTGACGCAGTACAAGTCGGGGAGCCTCGAGCGCCACGTCCGCATCGGCTGGGGGCCGCTCTTTTCCGACGAGCTGGACGAGTACATCCAGTGCGTCCCCCCGCAGCTCCGCATCGGCCAGCGCTGGTACCAGGGGACCGCCGACGCGGTCTACCAGAACGTCTACCTGCTCGAGCAGGAGCGGCCTCGCTACGTCCTTATCCTCTCCGGCGACCACGTCTACAAGATGGACTACGCCAAGCTCATCGAGTTCCACGAGGAGAAGGGCGCGATCGCGACCGTGGCCGCCGTCGAGGTGCCGGTCGGCGACGCGTCGTCGTTCGGCGTCATCGCCGTCGACGAGGAGAACCGCATCACGCGCTTCGAGGAGAAGCCCGCGACCCCGACGCCGGTCCCCGGACGGCCCGACACGGCGCTCGTCAACATGGGCGTCTACGTCTTCGACACCGACACGCTCGTCCGCGCGCTCGCCGCCGACGCGCGCCAGGAGAGCCGGCACGACTTCGGCCACGACATCCTCCCCGGCCTCGTCCCCGGCGGCGGGCTCTTCGTCTACCCGTTCGTCGACGAGAACAAGAAGAGCGCGCGCTACTGGCGCGACATCGGCACGCTCGACTCGTACTACGAGGCGAGCATGGACCTCGTCGCCGTCGAGCCGGTGTTCAACCTCTACGACAAGGAGTGGCCGATCCGCACGATGGCGCGCTACCTGCCCCCGGCGAAGACCGTCTTCGCCCAGGAGGAGCCCGGCGGCCGTCTCGGCATCGTGCTCGACTCGCTCGTCTCGGGCGGCGTCATCGTGAGCGGCGGACGCGTGGAGCGGTCGGTCCTCGGCCCCGAGGTCCGCGTCAACTCCTACGCCAAGGTCGCCGACTGTGTGCTCATGGACGGCGTCGACGTCGGCCGCCACGCACGGTTGACGAAGGCGATCGTCGACAAGGGCGTCCGCGTCCCGCCGCACTTCGTCGTCGGCGAGAACGCGGAGGACGACAAGAAGCGCTTCCAGGTGACACCGTCAGGCGTCGTCGTGATCCCGCGCGAAGCGCTTCTGGACTAA
- the trxB gene encoding thioredoxin-disulfide reductase, whose amino-acid sequence MALHDVVIIGSGPAGLTAALYTARANLMPVVVEGLLAGGQLMQTTEVENYPGFPGGIMGPELMEKFKLQAARFGTTFIPGDAESVDFTKRPFKIVTENGPIEAKSVIIATGASPKTLDVPGEKEYAGRGVSYCATCDGFFFRNEEIVVVGGGDTAMEEANFLTRFGARVTVVHRRDSFRASKIMAERLLANPKARVLWNSAVAEVKGDGKVVSTVAVKNLKTGEVSDEPCKGFFVAIGHMPNTAIVKTILPLDAEGYIELDGPSSYTNIEGVFAAGDVHDHVYRQAVTAAGAGCRAAIDCERWLAHVAAHAETR is encoded by the coding sequence ATGGCGTTGCACGACGTCGTCATCATCGGATCCGGCCCCGCGGGCCTCACCGCGGCGCTCTACACGGCGCGCGCGAACCTGATGCCGGTCGTCGTCGAAGGGCTTCTCGCGGGCGGCCAGCTCATGCAGACGACCGAGGTCGAGAACTACCCCGGCTTCCCCGGCGGGATCATGGGCCCGGAGCTGATGGAAAAGTTCAAGCTCCAGGCCGCGCGCTTCGGCACGACGTTCATTCCGGGGGACGCCGAGAGCGTCGACTTCACCAAGCGCCCGTTCAAGATCGTCACCGAGAACGGCCCGATCGAAGCGAAGTCGGTCATCATCGCGACCGGCGCGTCACCGAAGACCCTCGACGTTCCCGGCGAGAAGGAGTACGCCGGCCGCGGCGTCTCGTACTGCGCGACCTGCGACGGCTTCTTCTTCCGCAACGAGGAGATCGTGGTCGTCGGCGGCGGCGACACCGCGATGGAAGAGGCGAACTTCCTCACACGCTTCGGCGCGCGAGTGACCGTCGTCCACCGGCGCGACAGCTTCCGCGCCTCGAAGATCATGGCCGAGCGCCTCCTCGCGAATCCGAAAGCTCGCGTCCTCTGGAACTCGGCGGTCGCCGAAGTCAAAGGCGACGGCAAGGTCGTCTCGACCGTCGCGGTGAAGAATCTGAAGACGGGTGAGGTCTCCGACGAACCGTGCAAGGGATTCTTCGTCGCGATCGGCCACATGCCGAACACCGCGATCGTGAAGACGATCCTCCCGCTCGACGCCGAGGGCTACATCGAGCTCGACGGGCCGTCGTCCTACACGAACATCGAAGGTGTCTTCGCCGCCGGCGACGTGCACGACCACGTCTACCGCCAGGCCGTCACCGCCGCCGGCGCCGGCTGCCGTGCCGCGATCGATTGCGAGCGCTGGCTCGCCCACGTGGCTGCGCACGCCGAGACGCGCTAG
- a CDS encoding FAD-dependent monooxygenase, protein MSDADVLVVGGGPAGSTLAALAAAKGARVIVLERERFPRDKVCGEFLSAEGCTVLDRLGVLPTIEKAGAAAMSACLLADAAGRSASSPLPQSGIGITRAVMDELLLRTAAARGAAVHEETAVTAPIVDGGRVSGVTTKRGRYRAPIVVAADGRRSVLQRALHPRHGDPLKTTSRSWFGFQAHFPDATSGLGGRIELFVFEGGYAGLGPVEGGRLNLALIATVRALHRSGGKPDRLLRERMMTNPLLAERLRGLSPISGWKTVGPLRFGTRRAASSGALFVGDAAGTVDPFSGEGMSHALLGAEMALPFVLDAAARGGLNDVAARGWERVWHRAFAPATRRTRLIGRLFQHALPASLAMSFLSTALGARALPRLVAASRTR, encoded by the coding sequence GTGAGCGACGCCGACGTCCTCGTCGTCGGCGGAGGCCCCGCGGGGAGCACGCTCGCGGCCCTCGCCGCCGCGAAGGGCGCGCGCGTCATCGTCCTCGAGCGCGAGCGCTTCCCCCGCGACAAGGTGTGCGGCGAGTTCCTCTCGGCGGAGGGCTGCACCGTCCTCGACCGCCTCGGCGTGCTGCCCACGATCGAGAAGGCCGGCGCGGCCGCGATGAGCGCGTGCCTCCTCGCCGACGCCGCGGGACGCTCGGCGTCGTCACCACTTCCGCAGTCCGGGATCGGCATCACACGTGCCGTCATGGACGAGCTTCTTCTCCGGACCGCAGCGGCTCGCGGCGCAGCCGTTCACGAGGAGACTGCGGTGACCGCGCCGATCGTCGACGGTGGACGCGTGAGCGGAGTGACGACGAAGCGTGGGCGCTACCGGGCGCCGATCGTCGTCGCCGCGGATGGAAGGCGATCGGTGCTTCAACGCGCCCTTCATCCGCGTCACGGCGATCCGCTCAAGACGACGTCGCGATCGTGGTTCGGGTTCCAAGCTCATTTTCCCGACGCCACGAGCGGTCTCGGCGGCCGCATCGAGCTCTTCGTCTTCGAAGGCGGCTACGCGGGCCTAGGTCCCGTGGAGGGCGGCCGCCTGAACCTCGCGCTCATCGCGACGGTGCGCGCGCTCCATCGCTCGGGCGGCAAGCCCGATCGCCTCCTGCGCGAGCGTATGATGACGAATCCGCTGCTCGCCGAGCGCCTGCGCGGACTCTCCCCGATCTCGGGATGGAAGACCGTCGGGCCCCTTCGTTTCGGGACGCGTCGCGCCGCGTCATCGGGCGCCCTCTTCGTCGGCGACGCGGCGGGAACCGTCGATCCCTTCTCGGGCGAAGGGATGTCCCACGCGCTTCTGGGCGCCGAGATGGCGCTCCCGTTCGTCCTCGACGCAGCGGCCAGAGGAGGTTTGAACGACGTCGCGGCGCGGGGATGGGAACGCGTTTGGCACCGAGCCTTCGCTCCGGCGACCCGGCGCACCCGTCTCATCGGCCGGCTCTTCCAGCACGCGTTGCCGGCTTCGCTCGCGATGTCGTTTCTTTCAACTGCGCTGGGAGCGCGCGCGCTGCCGCGGCTCGTGGCCGCGAGTCGCACGCGGTAG
- a CDS encoding methyltransferase domain-containing protein, which yields MLVPARRHDPEWMDRPDNRKEDLAGALADIRKVNRWLGGSRVVVEAVRPYLRADGTTRILDVGTGGADLPMAIVQDAARFGRRVEIVGIDRDPSTAALAASAAAGEPSITIREADAFATGFADGAFDVVTASMFLHHFVHADAVRLIREFRRIARRAVLVNDLERHGIPWAFIWLGARLTRRHPMFVHDAPLSVLRGFTKAELAAIAKDAGGERAAVRDRWPYRLLLEVPA from the coding sequence GTGCTCGTCCCCGCGCGGCGTCACGACCCCGAGTGGATGGACCGCCCGGACAACCGCAAGGAAGACCTCGCCGGCGCGCTCGCGGACATCCGCAAGGTCAACCGTTGGCTCGGCGGCTCGCGCGTCGTCGTCGAGGCCGTGCGCCCCTACCTGCGCGCCGACGGCACGACGCGCATCCTCGACGTGGGCACCGGCGGCGCCGACCTCCCCATGGCGATCGTCCAGGACGCGGCGCGTTTCGGCCGCCGCGTCGAGATCGTGGGGATCGACCGCGACCCATCGACCGCGGCCCTGGCGGCGAGCGCCGCAGCCGGCGAGCCCTCGATCACGATCCGCGAAGCCGACGCCTTCGCGACCGGGTTCGCCGACGGCGCCTTCGACGTCGTCACCGCGTCGATGTTCCTCCACCATTTCGTCCACGCCGACGCCGTCCGTCTCATCCGCGAGTTCCGGCGGATCGCGCGCCGCGCCGTCCTCGTGAACGATCTCGAGCGCCACGGCATTCCGTGGGCGTTCATCTGGCTCGGCGCGCGCCTGACGCGGCGCCACCCGATGTTCGTGCACGACGCGCCCCTGTCGGTGCTCCGCGGGTTCACGAAGGCCGAGCTGGCGGCGATCGCGAAGGACGCCGGCGGCGAGCGTGCCGCCGTGCGCGACCGCTGGCCGTACCGGCTCCTCCTCGAGGTGCCCGCGTGA
- a CDS encoding beta-ketoacyl-[acyl-carrier-protein] synthase family protein codes for MVPSESERPVQGRRVVVTGIGAVSPNGVGREAFWSAVRGGVSGVKPITAFDVSHLPTRIAGIVDGFDPADVLSSNDLKHVPRVVPLALKASSEALEDAGLDPLAMELPERRRFGVVIGSGGAGLEFIERQFRQYYLDDPKGVSLYTIPSSTPGSLSSELSMKFSLRGPSHVISTGCTSSTDAIGHAMSLIRYGRSDRVLVGGSDSPIGPGIVTGFCLMKIMSTGWNDEPARASRPFSKDRDGFVLAEGSWMLVLEERDRARARGARVYAEILGYGATCEAFHRVRLDENGEEPARAMNLALEDAGIGPSDVDYLNLHGTSTQLNDRIETRAVKRVFGARAADIPASSLKSMIGHPQGACGAGGVAVSILAMRDSFLPPTINREVPDPECDLDVIPGAGRERRAETVLCNCIGFGSKNAALVLRADAA; via the coding sequence ATGGTCCCATCAGAGAGCGAGCGTCCCGTTCAGGGCCGCCGAGTCGTCGTCACGGGCATCGGCGCGGTCTCTCCCAACGGCGTCGGCCGCGAGGCCTTCTGGTCCGCCGTGCGCGGAGGTGTGAGCGGCGTCAAACCGATCACCGCCTTCGACGTCTCGCATCTGCCCACACGCATCGCCGGGATCGTCGACGGCTTCGATCCCGCGGACGTCCTCTCATCGAACGATCTCAAGCACGTGCCGCGCGTCGTGCCGCTCGCGCTCAAGGCGTCGTCCGAAGCGCTCGAGGACGCGGGGCTCGACCCGCTGGCGATGGAGCTGCCCGAGCGGCGCCGCTTCGGCGTCGTCATCGGCTCGGGGGGCGCGGGGCTCGAGTTCATCGAGAGGCAGTTCCGCCAGTACTACCTCGACGACCCGAAGGGCGTCAGCCTCTACACGATCCCCTCGTCGACGCCCGGCTCGCTGTCGAGCGAGCTGTCGATGAAGTTCTCCCTGCGCGGCCCGTCGCACGTCATCTCGACCGGCTGCACGTCGTCGACCGACGCGATCGGCCACGCGATGTCGCTCATCCGCTACGGCCGTTCCGACCGCGTGCTCGTCGGCGGCTCCGACTCGCCGATCGGTCCGGGGATCGTGACCGGATTCTGCCTCATGAAGATCATGTCGACGGGGTGGAACGACGAGCCGGCGCGCGCCTCGCGTCCGTTCTCGAAGGACCGCGACGGCTTCGTCCTCGCCGAGGGCTCGTGGATGCTCGTCCTCGAGGAGCGCGACCGCGCGCGCGCACGCGGCGCCCGCGTCTACGCCGAGATCCTGGGCTACGGCGCGACCTGCGAGGCGTTCCACCGCGTGCGCCTCGACGAGAACGGCGAGGAGCCCGCGCGCGCGATGAACCTCGCTCTCGAAGACGCCGGCATCGGGCCCTCCGACGTCGACTACCTGAACCTCCACGGCACGTCGACGCAGCTCAACGACCGCATCGAGACGCGCGCGGTCAAGCGCGTCTTCGGCGCGCGCGCGGCGGACATCCCCGCCTCGAGTCTGAAGTCGATGATCGGCCATCCGCAGGGGGCGTGCGGCGCGGGCGGCGTCGCCGTGTCGATCCTCGCGATGCGCGACTCGTTCCTGCCGCCGACGATCAACCGCGAGGTCCCCGATCCCGAGTGCGATCTCGACGTCATCCCCGGCGCCGGACGCGAGCGGCGAGCCGAGACGGTGCTCTGCAACTGCATCGGCTTCGGCTCGAAGAACGCCGCCCTCGTCCTCCGCGCCGACGCCGCCTGA
- a CDS encoding DUF3617 family protein, translated as MTRAIALAGILLLATAAASAADAPVEKGDLWESTSEMSMQGMTMPAHTAQVCADRGWSKPPVGGDDHGCTMYDVVNTPTKTSWKIKCDSESMTGEGEITRTSPDSYQGSMRFHAKQGDMTMKLSGKKIGECDVAAAKQKQAATIAHAEAQAAAANQQMTDAKTQTCQTAIQTSNLMYMTMPGSFCTDPAQKTAFCDRIQTREGFTAVAQNTMGAPYGKADIASYCAVKLDDIHAKLCTEAMNPRDLKFLGPNCPEQTTAIAKAECAGREGTTFYQTEIGQFCGTYAKDVMTAAKSDKGQDQKPESAGKKAKKALKGLWP; from the coding sequence ATGACGCGCGCGATCGCACTCGCCGGCATACTTCTGCTCGCAACCGCCGCGGCTTCGGCGGCGGACGCTCCCGTCGAAAAGGGCGACCTCTGGGAGTCGACCTCCGAGATGTCGATGCAGGGCATGACGATGCCGGCCCACACGGCGCAGGTCTGCGCCGACCGGGGCTGGTCGAAGCCACCGGTCGGCGGCGACGATCACGGCTGCACGATGTACGACGTCGTCAACACGCCGACCAAGACGTCGTGGAAGATCAAGTGCGACTCCGAGTCGATGACCGGCGAGGGCGAGATCACGCGCACGAGCCCCGACAGCTATCAAGGCTCGATGAGGTTCCACGCCAAGCAGGGCGACATGACGATGAAGCTCTCGGGCAAGAAGATCGGGGAGTGCGACGTCGCGGCCGCGAAGCAGAAGCAGGCGGCCACGATCGCGCACGCTGAGGCGCAGGCCGCTGCCGCGAACCAGCAGATGACGGACGCCAAGACGCAGACCTGCCAGACCGCGATCCAGACCTCGAACCTCATGTACATGACGATGCCGGGCAGCTTCTGCACCGACCCGGCCCAGAAGACCGCCTTCTGCGACCGCATCCAGACCCGCGAGGGTTTCACAGCCGTCGCCCAGAACACGATGGGGGCGCCCTACGGCAAGGCCGACATCGCGTCCTACTGCGCGGTCAAGCTCGACGACATCCACGCGAAGCTCTGCACCGAAGCGATGAACCCGCGCGACCTGAAGTTCCTCGGACCGAACTGCCCCGAGCAGACGACGGCGATCGCCAAGGCCGAGTGCGCGGGACGTGAAGGCACCACCTTCTATCAGACCGAGATCGGCCAGTTCTGCGGAACCTACGCGAAGGACGTCATGACAGCGGCCAAGTCCGACAAGGGCCAGGACCAGAAGCCCGAGTCGGCTGGCAAGAAGGCGAAGAAGGCGCTCAAGGGCCTCTGGCCCTGA
- a CDS encoding ferredoxin family protein, which yields MTFVITEPCIGTKDSACVDVCPVDCIHPTKKEDAFTNAEMLYINPVECIDCGACEPACPVEAIFEADNVPEKWKHFTQKNADYFK from the coding sequence ATGACGTTCGTCATCACCGAGCCGTGCATCGGCACCAAGGACAGCGCCTGCGTCGACGTCTGCCCGGTCGATTGCATCCACCCGACCAAGAAGGAAGACGCCTTCACCAACGCCGAGATGCTCTACATCAACCCGGTCGAGTGCATCGACTGCGGCGCGTGCGAGCCGGCCTGCCCTGTCGAGGCGATCTTCGAGGCCGATAACGTCCCCGAGAAGTGGAAGCACTTCACGCAGAAGAACGCCGACTACTTCAAGTAG
- the gpmA gene encoding 2,3-diphosphoglycerate-dependent phosphoglycerate mutase yields MHKVVLLRHGQSSWNLENRFTGWTDVDLSPQGYDEAKRAAALLRDGGYTFDVAYTSVLKRAIRTLWLTLDAMDLMWIPVHRDWRLNERHYGALQGLNKAETAAKYGDEQVKIWRRSYATPPPALTRSDPRWPGNDPRYAALTASEIPLAESLADTVKRFLPAWKDVIAPQVAAGRKVLIAAHGNSLRALVKYLDGVSDAEIVELNIPTGIPLVYELDGSLAPIRHYYLGDEDAARRAAEAVAHQGRKSS; encoded by the coding sequence ATGCATAAGGTCGTCCTCCTTCGCCACGGCCAGAGCTCCTGGAACCTCGAGAACCGGTTCACCGGATGGACCGACGTCGATCTCTCGCCCCAGGGGTACGACGAGGCGAAGCGGGCCGCCGCGCTCCTGAGGGACGGCGGCTACACCTTCGACGTCGCCTACACCTCGGTCCTCAAGCGGGCGATCCGCACCCTCTGGCTCACGCTCGACGCGATGGACCTCATGTGGATCCCGGTCCACCGCGACTGGCGGCTGAACGAGCGTCACTACGGCGCGCTCCAGGGCCTGAACAAGGCCGAGACCGCGGCCAAGTACGGCGACGAGCAGGTCAAGATCTGGAGGCGGAGCTACGCGACGCCTCCGCCGGCGTTGACCCGGAGCGACCCGCGCTGGCCCGGGAACGACCCGCGCTATGCCGCCCTCACCGCCTCCGAGATCCCGCTCGCCGAGTCGCTCGCCGACACGGTGAAGCGCTTCCTGCCGGCGTGGAAGGACGTCATCGCGCCCCAGGTCGCGGCCGGCCGCAAGGTGCTGATCGCGGCCCACGGGAACTCGCTCCGCGCCCTCGTGAAGTATCTCGACGGCGTCTCGGACGCGGAGATCGTCGAGCTCAACATCCCGACGGGGATCCCACTGGTCTACGAGCTGGACGGGAGCCTGGCCCCCATCCGGCATTACTATCTCGGCGACGAGGATGCGGCGAGGCGCGCGGCCGAGGCGGTCGCCCATCAGGGCCGCAAGTCGTCGTAA
- a CDS encoding phosphatase PAP2 family protein — translation MRVRSGLLAALLAIAAAVPAVAADPVQEADRPYWRTNLFKRFAYDQKFLFKEWLPNEVRRPQFYAPILAGLFLGANSKGNGGGLDPTRQSDFASDRSAWQISASHDLTTFGNAPVVAAMLGVTYLASRKAGNDDLASAASLSSEAILDVGLWTIVIKEVAARTRPGPQSTGAFFQWGKPRSGSFPSGHAAVAFSVATVFAEQYHDTHKWVPWVAYSTATLIGLARIAVGQHYPSDVLVGATLGHSMGEMVMARDGAQRDDWYRHLTPVYDPATQGWGVGYERQW, via the coding sequence GTGCGTGTTCGCTCCGGCCTCCTCGCCGCCCTCCTCGCCATCGCGGCGGCCGTGCCGGCCGTGGCCGCGGACCCCGTTCAAGAGGCCGATCGCCCGTACTGGCGGACGAATCTCTTCAAGCGGTTCGCCTACGACCAGAAATTCCTCTTCAAGGAGTGGCTCCCGAACGAGGTCCGCCGGCCGCAGTTCTACGCGCCGATCCTCGCCGGGCTCTTCCTCGGCGCGAACTCGAAGGGCAACGGCGGGGGCCTGGACCCGACCCGCCAGAGCGACTTCGCCAGCGACCGCAGCGCCTGGCAGATTTCCGCGTCGCACGATCTCACGACGTTCGGGAACGCGCCGGTGGTCGCCGCGATGCTCGGCGTGACCTATCTCGCGTCCCGCAAGGCGGGCAACGACGATCTGGCCTCGGCCGCGAGCCTGTCCAGCGAGGCGATCCTGGACGTCGGTCTCTGGACGATCGTCATCAAGGAGGTCGCCGCGCGGACCCGCCCCGGGCCCCAGAGCACGGGGGCGTTCTTCCAATGGGGCAAGCCTCGATCGGGCTCATTCCCCTCGGGCCATGCCGCGGTCGCGTTCTCGGTCGCGACGGTCTTCGCCGAGCAGTACCACGACACGCACAAGTGGGTCCCCTGGGTCGCGTACAGCACCGCCACCCTGATCGGCCTCGCGCGCATCGCCGTCGGCCAGCACTACCCGTCGGACGTCCTCGTCGGGGCGACGCTCGGCCACAGCATGGGCGAGATGGTCATGGCCCGAGACGGCGCCCAGCGCGACGACTGGTACCGGCATCTCACCCCCGTCTACGACCCCGCGACGCAAGGCTGGGGGGTCGGCTACGAGAGGCAGTGGTAG
- a CDS encoding DUF309 domain-containing protein, translated as MADPPIEEFERALVSGRFFEAHEIMEDYWIAYRGDDRDFYKGLIQSAAALHHAARGNAAGASRVAARARAYLTPYAPRHGGVDVDTLLERLKRSAA; from the coding sequence ATGGCCGATCCGCCCATCGAGGAATTCGAGCGAGCCCTCGTTTCCGGCCGATTCTTCGAGGCGCACGAGATCATGGAGGATTACTGGATCGCCTATCGCGGTGACGATCGCGATTTTTATAAAGGACTGATCCAGTCCGCGGCCGCCCTCCACCACGCGGCCAGGGGAAACGCCGCGGGGGCGAGCCGCGTCGCCGCTCGCGCCCGCGCTTATCTCACCCCGTATGCGCCCCGTCACGGCGGCGTCGACGTCGACACCCTCCTCGAGCGGCTCAAAAGGAGCGCGGCATGA
- a CDS encoding ribonuclease HII: MNARLARKLARLLTRERELWGSGIERVAGVDEAGVGPLAGPLVAAAVVFPPGVGIHGVDDSKKVPAEKRAALALEIRRAAAFFAVAIVEPDEIDRINVYWAGLIAMARALESLPEAPQHVLLDARRIPGCKLPQEPIVKGDAKCHAIAAASILAKTVRDELMVGYESTYPGYGFGAHKGYGTAGHRDALKRLGPCPIHRRSFLLVPPPTLFD; encoded by the coding sequence ATGAACGCGCGTCTCGCCCGCAAGCTCGCGCGGCTGCTCACGCGCGAGCGGGAGCTGTGGGGTTCGGGAATCGAGCGCGTGGCCGGCGTCGACGAGGCGGGGGTCGGGCCGCTCGCGGGGCCGCTCGTCGCCGCCGCGGTCGTCTTCCCGCCGGGTGTCGGGATTCACGGCGTCGACGATTCGAAGAAGGTTCCCGCGGAGAAGCGGGCGGCCCTCGCCCTGGAGATCCGCAGGGCCGCCGCGTTCTTCGCGGTCGCGATCGTCGAGCCCGACGAGATCGACCGGATCAACGTCTACTGGGCGGGGCTCATCGCGATGGCGCGCGCGCTCGAATCGCTCCCCGAGGCGCCGCAGCACGTCCTCCTCGACGCGCGGCGCATCCCCGGGTGCAAGCTGCCGCAGGAGCCGATCGTCAAGGGCGACGCGAAGTGCCACGCGATCGCCGCCGCGTCGATCCTCGCCAAGACCGTCCGCGACGAGCTGATGGTCGGCTACGAGAGCACCTATCCCGGCTACGGGTTCGGCGCGCACAAGGGATACGGCACGGCCGGCCACCGTGACGCACTCAAGCGGCTCGGCCCGTGCCCCATCCACCGGCGGTCGTTCCTCCTCGTGCCGCCGCCGACCCTCTTCGACTGA